A window of Panthera tigris isolate Pti1 chromosome A3, P.tigris_Pti1_mat1.1, whole genome shotgun sequence genomic DNA:
CTCGGTGCCCTCGTCGCCCAGCTTCAGCCCGACCGAACAGAAGACTCACCTCGAGGACCTGTACTGGATGGCGAGCAACTACCAGCAGATGAACCCCGAGGCGCTCAACCTGACGCCTGAGGATGCGGTGGAGGCGCTCATCGGCTCGCACCCGGTGCCACAGCCGTTGCAGAGCTTCGACGGCTTCCGCGGCGcgcaccaccatcaccatcaccaccacccacaccCGCACCACGCATACCCGGGCGCCGGCGTGCCCCACGACGAGCTGGGCCCGCACGCGCACCcgcaccatcaccaccatcaccaagcGTCGCCGCCGCCGTCCAGCGCAGCCAGCCCAGCGCAGCAGCTGCCCACCAGCCACCCCGGGCCCGGGCCGCACGCGGCCGCCGCGGCGACGGCGGCTGGTGGTAGCGGCAGCGTGGAGGACCGCTTCTCCGACGACCAGCTCGTGTCCATGTCCGTGCGCGAGCTGAACCGCCACCTGCGGGGCTTCACCAAGGACGAGGTGATCCGCCTGAAGCAGAAGCGGCGGACCCTGAAGAACCGGGGCTACGCCCAGTCGTGCAGGTATAAACGCGTCCAGCAGAAACACCACCTGGAGAACGAGAAGACGCAGCTCATTCAGCAGGTGGAGCAGCTTAAGCAGGAGGTGTCCCGGCTGGCCCGCGAAAGAGACGCCTACAAGGTCAAGTGCGAGAAACTCGCCAACTCCGGCTTCAGGGAGGCGGGCTCCACCAGCGACAGCCCCTCCTCTCCCGAGTTCTTTCTGTGAGTCGTGGCCGGTCCCGGCCCCCGCCCTATGCCCCGGGCCCGGACTCCCCGTCCCGTGTCCCCCGCCCCGGACTCCCCCCGGACCCTGTCCCTGCCACGGCCCCAGCCTTGACCTGTTTGacttgagggagagggaggaagggcgcGCGGGACGCGGGCGACGGGAGGGCGCGCGGGCAGGCAGGGGACCTTGGCCAAGAGGAGAGCGGCGCGCGCCAGCGCCGCCTCCTAGACTCgagcagagccagagccagacGAGGGGGTGGGAAGTCCCGGAGCAACTTTCCTCCAGGCTGGAGGGCGGCGAGGCATAGTCCCGAGGAGTCGCCAAGGCCGTCTGGAGACTCCTGGCTTTCTGAACTTTGCGCGTTAAGCCGGGGCCGCTGCGTCGCGGCCCGGAGCGCAGTCCAACCCAGGAAGAGAGCagcgaggagaggagaggagagggacccTGGTGTCCGGCAGGCGCGAGGCGAGGCTGagcgaaggaaggaaggaaggacagacggACCTGTCTGTCCAGGGTCCGGAGAACACTGGCTCTCAGCCCCGAGACGCGGGCCTCGGTTAGGACGTTCTGCGCGCAATTCTCATCAGTTTTATTGCCTGCTCCATTATATAGAAAAAATACGAAaatctgcattaaaaatattaatcctGCATGCTGGACATGTATggtaataatttctattttgtacCATTTTCTTGTTTAACTTTTAGCATGTTGTTGATCATGGATCATAACCCCCTTGTTTCTTTGAGTGAGAAGGGATGGCAGTTCAGAAACTCCGGCGGCTGCTTGCCGGGGTTCAGTCCCGGCTGTCGGCTTGTAAATACCGCCCCGCCAAACAGCTTAGAGAACGTGGCAGCAAGCTGAGTGTCTTCGTTTGGGTTTATTATTAtggcattatttttttgtaagtaaaaaaaaaaaaaaaaagttctgggcATTTTGCACCAGAAAACAACTTTGTCTTGGGGCACCCTTGGAAGTTGcatgttttctcccctctccccgtCTCCATTCGGTCCTCTTGTCCCTTCCGCTTCAGTTTTCAGTTTTGTGGGTGTCGACAGAAAGAGGACCCGGGTCCCAGTTCCTGAATATCAGGACAGGGTAGCTGCCCAGTTCTGCACCCGGGAGGAGCACGGCCCAGGAATGTCTTCACTCCTACCTTGCTAATTTGGGTGTCCCAAACTGACACCCTTAACAAGAACGGAAAGGAAAACAGATCTTATGTGCTTTTTAATGCAGTCGGAATCACCCCAGGGTCCCTTCAcagccctccaggtccatccacacTAATTGCTGTGGCTGCGGTGCTCTTAGGGTGAGTGGCTTCACCAGCCCGGACACTGTCCAATGGTGACCCAAACGTGTGCTGAACCTACCGAAACTCAACCATTGGCAAGTAATTTTGCAACTTTCAAGCGCGTCCTTTAGACCAACACgttctgtgtgtttctttccctGCTTTTGAGCTAGCAGGTGagttcccccccccacccccttcagttGTATAGTAGTTATAGGGAAAATCtgggtgtttttctttattaccttttttttttcctgcaggtCAGTAAAAGGATTTAAGTTGCACTGACAAAAATACCAAAACGAAAGCGTATTTTTTAGTTCCCATTTGAGATTGCTGGCGCTGCTGGCCGGATGCATTTTTGAGTTTGTATTAGTTGATAAATTAACAGTAATAACAAGATTGTATGAACCGCATGGTGCTTGCAGTTTTAAATATTGTGGATATTCGTCCTGCATCAGAAACGAGCTTCGGTTTTTACGGATTCAACTGTGTTGAAATCAAATTTGCtgcaacagaaatttgtttttatttcatgtaaaataaGGGATCAATTTCAAACCCTGCTtatgatatgaaaatattaaaacctaGTCTATTGTAGTTTTATTCAGactggtttctgttttttggttaTTAAAATGGTTTCCTATTTTGCTTATTAAACCCATGGAAATGGTGTTTATTTAGAGGATTCTGCGTGCGCCTGACTTTGactttcttctcttgcctttttaaGAGTCGAATCACTTTGGGGACACTCACCCTCCCTGGCCAATGGAGAAACAGACCAGGTCTGGGCaactctctcccttgcttgtgagTGTGTATGTACATGAGCCCCAAATATGTTCCTGCTTCTCACTCTAGGTAGAGACCTCATTTGGGAGCGGGTTTGTGAGCTGAGAGGGGACACATTTTGGGGAGGCTTTCAGGCTTGAGGATCAGGACTGGCCTGCTAGCCTGCGGGCTCTGAGGTACAGATCGGCCCAATCCCAAGAAGCCCAGAAGCCGGAGCTTCCTGATGGGGAAACAGGGGTCTTTTTGGCAATCAGGCTCAGTTGGCCCTGCCACTCTGGCCTTCCTCCCTGGGCTGCAAGGCTCTCAACTTTCTCCTGCCCAGCGTATCTTGCTGCCCAGAGTGAGAACGCCTGCCTGCCCTGAGTGGAGGCCTGTGCCTCCTTCCCCAGGACTTGGAGAAGCAGGTGGAACCCAGCACCAGGGCTTTCAGGGTAAGGCTCTTCAGACAGGAAGCCCTTCCTGCGGACCTATTTTCTGGGGGGTGGCGTGCCGTGGGCACACATGCCACTCAGGCCTGGAGCCCTCAGACCCACAGAAGGGCACTGCATGTCCTGACCAGGATTTCAGTAACTTGCCAAACTGGGAGGTAGAGGGGGCTTGGGGCACCATTCTGGTGTAGCCACCCTGCAAACTGGACATCCTTGACTGGGAGGTGGGCCCAGACCTTCCCTTTTCCAGACGCTCAGAAGAGTCAAGATCTCCCGTCTAGGTTACCCAAAACCCCTCTCAGCCTTCTTGCAGTCCTGTCTATAATTCAGAGTTGGCCTCAGATATTTCTGAGAGTTGGAGTGGGAttacccacccctgcccccaaatccAGAAAGCTTCTCTGCTCCTTTGACAGTGGCTGGGTCCAACGGGCTTCTGGTATCTTCAGACCCAATATCTATAGTCCAAGAGACTCAGCCTTCCAGCCCTGGGGTTCTGTGGCCCAGAGTTCCTAACATGGAACTTCAGGACCTGAATGGGGAGAGGTCAGAAACCCCAGCAGCAGATCTTGGAACTAGAGCTGGGAAGAgccagggagaaggaagggaaggctgAAACTAGCAGGGAATAGATTTTGGCCTGGGATTCCCGGAATCCTGGGCGTGGTGGTCCCAGTCTGGTAAGGACagaccaggggaaaaaaatctggaaagtaAGGATGCAAATACTACCAGCAGTGATTTGCATTTAATAGCGTTTTGGTGTTGTTTAGTAGAATTCAAGCTTGAATTAAGTTCCAAGGCCCAGGTCATTTCACCAACCCAAAGATACGGCTGGCACAGAAGGCTTTGGCTGTGGCCGGGGAGAGGGATGGTGGCCGCGTCTGCCTGTGAAGTCGCTCTACCTGAGTGCACATGGATGAAGGAGCAAGGGGGTGTGATTAGTTGGGTAATTGTGTGTTCAAGGGCACGTTCACAAATCTGATAAGAGCACGGCCAAATGTACAAGTGTATCCCCTGTGGGGCGAAAGCGGTTTTGGCCAGGCTGAGTGCTTGAAGAAACCCCGCTGTACGAACCTGGAGACCAAGGGGGTCACCTGGGTTCCATTTGGCGGAGGTTTGACTCCCTTTGGAATAATCCCAAACggactggcttcttccacttctAGAGCCACCTGGACTCTGCTTGAAAAAGCCTCTGGGCTGGGGAGGGTCACAGACTCCAAGGCGTTGGTTTCCCTTCCCCAGAGCACGGAAACACAGACACCAACCCAGTGAGCGACCAGCATCTAGAATGACATGGTGGGTCAGGCAGTTTCAGAGTGACCAATTGCATCTCTGAGAAGCCTACAACCACACCTCGcactcctacacacacacacacacatacacgcacagcACCCACACCGACGCCCTCGCGGGCGGGCGCTGTCAGTCCCAGCACCCACCCGCTGTTTGGGAACCAATCGGCCCCGGGACGCACGCGGGCGAGAGCCGGGCAGAGCGGGCGGCGCACCGGAGGGGGCCGGGACCTCGAGAGACTCCGGGGCGGGCAGGCCCTGGCCGTGTCTCAGCCCGCAGCCCGCCGTCCCGACCCGCCACCACGCCGCGGAGCCGGCGCCCGCGAGCGCAGGAAGAGCGAACTGGGTCCCGAGGCCctccggcccggcccggccccgcggcTCCTCTTCGGTTCCCGCCGCTGCGCCCTGCTCGCGGGGTCCTCGCGCTCCTCCAGGACCCCGGGGGCCACATCTCCCTGCGCCGGGACTCGTCCCTGCCCGCACTGGTCCCACGTAGACAGGCTGGCGCCTGCAGCCGGGGACGCACGCCGAGCGAGACGCACACGGCCCCGGGACGGTGGCTCGCTCCGGGCCGAATCCCTGGCTGGGGCGGCCCCCGTCGGGTCGCGGGAGCGAagcccccacgccccccccccccgggggcacAAAAGTGCGGGAGGCCGTGCGGGCGGGATCGGCCGCCGCCACCTTCCGCGAGGGGTCGGGTTGGCGTTCGGCGCGGCGAACCTGCAGCCTGGGGTCCCGGCCCGCGCGCAGGGGTGGCGGCTGCAGCCCCGCTCGGTGGGGTCTCCCGCGGCTCTACTCTTTgccatttccctttctttcagcCCTTCCTTGTTGAACTCTTCACTGCAGAAAACTTTCTCCCTGCGTTTTGGCCCCACGTCCCTTCTGCCTTCAGACTCCGCCAGGCGAGGAAGGGCTAAGGCAGCCGGGGCCGCGGTGTCCGGTAAGTGCGGGCAGCGGCGGCGAGGGGGTGGAGTCGGGCTCCGGGGTCCCCGAGCCTCCGTGGGGCACCGGGCCAAGCCAGTGGCTCTGGGCTCTCCCGCCTGGACGGCTTCAACTCCCCAGCCTTCCCTCGCGTCGTCCGCCCGCAGCCCGGCTGGTGGGGATCGACCACTTGCAGGATCCCCGCCGGCCAAGCCGGGCCCTCCGTGGCAGAAGCCGGCGCAGCTGGGGCTGGGCCCCAGACCCACATCCCTCTATTGGTCCCAGCCCGCCTTCCTTAGATCCAGGGTCTCTGGGCACTGTTGTGGCAGGGCCAATCCCAGTCCCGGGCAGAGGTGCCCACCTCCATGCCACCCACTCTCCTGGCGCGCCTGTCCTCTTAGGCCTAGCGTGGGCGTGCCAGGAACCACACCAGTGTGGTCATTTATTGGGCTTTTTCTGTGACTAGAGTCACAGCTTTTGCCATGCCAGGCAAACCCTGCACTCCCTCTGCCACCCACCCCTACTCAAGTTCGGTCTCGGTAGGGCCCTGGAAACAGCTGGCTTGGGAGATTCCAGCGGGGCCCTTGCAGGCTTGCAGATGCAAACCCCGCTTCGTTGCCCCTctgttttcagaaaggaaaacccAGAAGTGGCTTCTTGCGTAACCCTTCCCTGTACAGCCTGCTGTCTGCTGGCCTGGCCTTCCATCCCAGAGATAGCAGTGTTTGGATTTGTTATGTAAGGAAGGGAGGATTAGAGGTTtactctgctcctcctccccccaccaaaataaaagtCCTCAAAAGGCGCCTTTTGCAGACACCGTCTTTTCTAACAGCAGCCCTCCTAGAAGAAGTCAGTCTGGTTCCTAGAGCTGCTCCCAAGCTTGGGCCCAGCGCAATCCTCTGAGGAGACTTGCCAGCTTGCAGCGAAGGGAGAGTCCCCGATCCAGGGTGGACCGGCTTGTCGGAGGAAGTCACCGTAAGGCTTCCCAGGCTGGCGCTTACCTGGCTCAGAGGACTAGCTTTCTGTTGGAGAAGGCTGCTGCTAGAATTTTGTCCCttcttctgtgtctgcccctAGGAGCAGGCATCCAGACCACGGAGAGCATTCCTCTCAGCTGGGGAGCACACATTCTCCGTGCTTTGCACGCCTTCGTCGTGTTCCCCGTGTATTTTCCACACCTTATGTCTCTCCAGTATCTAAAGTCCCCTTTTCCATCGTGCGACACAAATTACCTTAAAAGATGAATTTAGATAAGAAGATCAGAGCTGACTGTTCTCACCTGCAAGAAATTAAATGTATGAGATAAGTTGCCGCTCCAATTTGGAAAACCACCTAAATTATTAATAAGGGTTTGTTCCGAGGCAAAATTCAGAATGCCTTTCTGCATTCTTTGCCTGTGAAGTTATTTTCCTGTAAAGTAGCAGCCGCTTGTTACACATTCCTTCTTATTTGTATCAAAAAAGGGGATCCTGTCCTCAGGCTGGAGGGGCAGCCGCAGAAGCAATGGGAAGAGGCCTGATACTTTCTGGAAGAAGCCAGTTTTGGtgtgagaaaggggcagaagtcCACAAATTCAAAGCTTCTATCGCCGTGCCttccctgtggggctctgtgcattTTACAGGGGCTTACACTTCTTTCAGTAAACAGGCAGGGGGGTGGGAAGCTTAGGGGTGCTCATTTCAGAGCTGGAGAGAGCAAGGCAGGCATTGAGCCTGGCCTGTGACTCCATCGGGAATCAGGAGCTCACTCTCAAGTCCCCTTGTTTCTTCTCATGTCACTTTCACTGCCTCGACCCTGCCAGGGTTACATGCACCTGTTTCCTACTCAGGCGAGGCCCTGGGCTTGGATTGGTCTTGGGGACTCAGCTCTGCTTTCCCTGAGTGGGCCGCAAAGGGCTGCATCTCCCAATGCAAGGCTCGGCATCGGCCCTCCTCGGTGTCCTGGGAGCTGGAGCCCGGTACACATGTCCCTTTGCACGGACAAGGGGCAGCGAGTTCACGAGGTCATGGGGCACAAGAGGTGTGGCCAGATCATGAGGTTAGTCCTGTTAAAATGGTTCACTTAATTCTCTGAAGTGTGGGCTACTATTGTCCATGAAGACGGAGAAGTAGGCCCAGACCAGGCACCTCTTGCCCAGCAGAAGATGTAAACCTTGAGTCCCCCCCGAtaccaaaatttgtatttttggcATCAAATTCCACAAGTTCACATCCCTTATCTGAAACACctgaggggggtggtggtggtgaagagcGTGGGGGAAAATATGGAGGGGTGGCAGATAGCCCTTGTGGAGGAGAGTTTCCTTTCTAATTCCCTTTGCACAGGGTAGTCTCTTTCCTGGGGGTATAATTACCATTTTCCACCCAGAAGTCTCCCTGCCCAGACACACAGATGGACAATGGGCTCCTGGAGATACAGCAGGACAAACATAAGGGGATCAGAGGGAAACTACAGCATCAGTCTCTCACGGAGAAGCCAGCAGCTTATGGTGGTCctggggtgtgcgtgtgtgtgtgtgtgtgtgcgtgtgtgtgtgtgtgggggcccACTTGGGCATTGCTAGCTTGGGACATTGATGCTTTTCATAATCAACAGACCCCTCACCTTTCGTCTGTTCTCAGTTGAACTTTCCAGCAAATGGATCATAATTAGCAGAGCAAGTGTCTATAAAAGCAGCAGCCTCTAGGTGAGGCAGTTTTGATGGAATCATCCTTAGTTTAACCAAAGCTGTTTCTGGTGCAGTATGGAAACTTcgaacctgcacacagatgtgcTTACACTCTTAAGGCAGGCACACGCATAAACACGTATGCAGCTCGCACTTAAATtcacagaggcaggcaggcatgTATGTCCACACGCTTAAATCCCCATGCGTTTATCTGCTGTATCTGCACTCTCACACCGTGTGCACGAAAGGCACACGATTGTGCATATACCTGTATGGATTTATGCTTGCATTGAAAGCCAAGGATTACATACGTGTAAACACCCTGACAAAATGCATTTGGGTCCATGATCGTCTTTACATGTTCTCATCCACAGACATACGTGCTTTGTGTATCGGGCACTGGCCTTcacaccgccccccgccccccccccccaagcaccGTGTAACAAGTGAAATGTGGCAGTGGTGGGGTTCATGGAGGCCCAGActcccataaatatttatatgaagcACTGGAGATCTGGAAGCAAGAGAGGAAAGCTCGCCCCACAAGCCCCTGTCAATCATGTACCGCTGCATGTTACCTGTCACAGCCAAGCCATACGATATGATTGTACAGTATGACCACCGTGAGGGTCACTTTTATGCTGGTGCACAGGGCCCACTCCGTGCCTGGCCAGGCAGCCCAGCAGATGTGCCCAGGTTGGTCGCCACTCCTAGGATTCTCCTGAATGCTTCAAAAGGAAGCCTTTCAACATCGCTGCTGCAGGTGCAGAGTTGAAGGGGGAGCAAAAGCTTCTTGAATATCTGAGACTTGGCTTCTCCAGTGAAGACAAGCTATCCTGGCAAGACGGCCTGTGGGGGGCGGCTTGTGAACAGGTGGGTGCGAGAGAGAGGTGGGGCTCCTGGGCTGATCCAGGTTTGCTATGGCAGGGGCTCCAGCTTCTGGAGCTGCTCTGGCCCACCAAAACTTTGGGTCCCAAAGGAGCCTACTGTCCCAGTTCTCCACAACTGCTACAATCCTGCGTTCAGCGAATAATCTGCTTCCGGGCCTGCCACCTAAGACTATCCATTCAATCGCTGAACAAACATCTGTTGTGTGTCTtccatatgccaggcattgtgctaggtgtTGGCaatacaacaatgaacaaaaccacaaataatcccAGCAAACAATCCTCGTGGAGTTTACAGTCTAGCAggaaagagagagcgtgtgagcagttAGATGTAACAGGAATCGGTGTAGAGTTTCAAAAGGAGAAAGCAACCCGGATCTCTGAGAGCATCTGTACTGAAGTGAAGCTGACCTAGCCTGGGGAGAGtgatcagggagggcttcctggagggggtgaTATTTGAGCTAGGATATGAAGCCTGGATAAGCATTATCCAAGTCCGATGGGTAAGGGAAGAACATTTTAGGTCTAAATTTCTTTCTGGAATGGgaaatttctttctccttgctcAGGACATGTGCTTGGTACTCCCTCTGCCTGCACCATCTTATTTCAGAGAGAGCTGTGGCCAGCTCCCTCACCCCCTTCACTTCCTTGCTCAGATCTGTCTCCCCTTCCTGATGAGGTTTATCCTGACCACCCTACCTGATCTGGCAACCtgctccctcccgcctccctggGTGCTCCAGACCTGCCTTATTCTGCTCTACTGTCCCTTTtcttctcacccctccccacctaaTGCTAATCACCTTGGAACACTGGATCATTTATTCATCTATggcttattttctgctttttcctgCCAGCACATAAGCTCTGTGAGGTCAATGTCTGATGACTTTTGTTCACCCATGTCCCTAAGCACTATGAGTGGTGTCTGGCACTCAGTAAGACCCCAATAACCCAGTAATTGGTTGAAtgaatatgtgttgaataaaatgtacttaaaaaggAAAGGGGTAATGTCTGTGAAAGCATGGCTTTGAGGTCCTagctatctatcatctatctatctatcatctatcagtATCTAGTTTTTTGATACTCCTTAAAATACAtactgctaattaaaaaaaaacaacattgttTGTGTATCATCCACTAAAATCTTGCATCCCTCAGTGGTACCCTTTGGGACACATTCTGGTATCTGTGTGTGAAGAGAGAGGCTGACATCTGATATGAGAGGCAGGTCAGGGAGcactgggtggtggggggggggcgggacaggagggagggaaggctgggAGGGGGTGCAGAACAGAACTCAGTCTGGTTGTTCCCTCTAGATTCTTGGTGGGTCTTTgaagagaaaaaggcaggggtgggtggaTCAGAGATGAATCTTGTTGGGATTCCGAGGGCAGGGAACTAACCAGCCTCACTCCTGTTTCTgatccccctcccttctccaatttatccacccctccctcccccccgccttttAATCTCATGCAGAAAAAAAGGCTCCTTTCCCTGTTGCTTTCTGAGCTGAGAAGAAAACCTCCTAAATACTTTGTACCCTtgacaagttatttttaaaaagaaataatgtctcTAAATCTAACatttgtgatgatttttttttttaaagaaaacactgcGCAAATCAACAGCTTTCTTGTTTTAAGCAATTGCTAGGGTTTGGAGAGCGGGCTGCTTGGTAAACACTTTGTAAACATCCAGAAAAGATTGTATTCAGTGTCCTCAAGTCAAAATCAACCTCCCCCAAGCTCTTGCTTTGTGTTTCATTGATGCAGGAAGAGGCTTTCTAAAAGTGGAaggcaggggggcctgggtgctcCAGTTTGGTtaggtgtcagactcttgatttcggctcaggtcatgatctcgtggtcatgagatcaaggcctggattgggctctgtgctgagcatggaggctgcttaagattctctctctccctctccctctgctccttccccgctcatgctcactctctctcaaagtaaatgaaccttaaaaaaaaacaaaaaaacagataaaagcgGAATATAGAGGAAGAGAGGTTGACATGATTCCAGAGgacatttcttttggataattgGGGCTGGGAAATTGATACACATCTGTGAGCAGCcccgggccccaccccaccctcttgCATTCTTTCGGACTTTTGGCTCTTTACCTCATCCTGGAAAGGATCAGGCATCAGAGCCATTTCATAGCTAGGTAAATAGAGTCAGGGGACTCCTGTTTCCGAGCAGAGCTGGGAGAGAGTGTGTCTCCAGGTGACGGCTAAGACCACTGGCAAGTGAGCCTTTCCAAGTTCGTGCTGTCCTAGTTCTTGAGAAATAAGCCAGTTTCTTGGGGGCAGACCTGCTTTCATATCCCCTCTGTGATGCACGCTTCTGGCTTTTTCCACCACCGCACCTCAGTTTGGAATGTCCCCACTTTGTTCTGGGTCAGTTCCCAGAGTCTCATAAACTCGCTTTCCAGGCCCCACCCTGGACTGGCCCCTCGCAGACTGCCAGGGTCCTCTTCCAGAAACTTACCTCTGGTCTCGTCACTGTCTTGTTTGCAAAAGCAACAGCCCCACTAGTTTGTCCTTGTCCCGGAAGAGAGCAATGCTTCAAATTTCAGTTTCCCCTACACCGT
This region includes:
- the MAFB gene encoding transcription factor MafB, producing MAAELSMGPELPTSPLAMEYVNDFDLLKFDVKKEPLGRAERPGRPCTRLQPAGSVSSTPLSTPCSSVPSSPSFSPTEQKTHLEDLYWMASNYQQMNPEALNLTPEDAVEALIGSHPVPQPLQSFDGFRGAHHHHHHHHPHPHHAYPGAGVPHDELGPHAHPHHHHHHQASPPPSSAASPAQQLPTSHPGPGPHAAAAATAAGGSGSVEDRFSDDQLVSMSVRELNRHLRGFTKDEVIRLKQKRRTLKNRGYAQSCRYKRVQQKHHLENEKTQLIQQVEQLKQEVSRLARERDAYKVKCEKLANSGFREAGSTSDSPSSPEFFL